From a region of the Oryza sativa Japonica Group chromosome 6, ASM3414082v1 genome:
- the LOC136356977 gene encoding uncharacterized protein, with the protein MPLEQMTMHLWQQFVANFQGTYKRHAIEDDLHALTHNSGESLREYVRRFNECRNTIPEITDAYVIRAFKFGVRDRYTTQELATRRITTTRRLFEIVERCAHVDDALRRKNDKPKTGGEKKSAADTSESNKKKNRKNGKRKAQAEVLAAEYANPPKHPDPQGSETKKSWCPIHKTDRHSLEDCLVFKKSPEKHMAFEKGKRVRVVEKNEESPPHESDFAYPDSDLHVSHIFGGSMTYSSKREYKKVEREVCSTWQGAAPRMKWSEQKMEFSEADHPKTSVIPGRYPIVVEPTIRNIKVARVLIDGGSSINLLFATTLDAMGIPQMLKMPGPKGTITIQGNAKLAVQCNKRSLDMVEQTPTPPAMSEPPKKVSKPNKTPKPDGAIKIVPLSSANPDKTVKIGATLDEK; encoded by the exons ATGCCGCTGGAGCAGATGACAATGC AcctgtggcagcagttcgtcgccaatttccaaggaacatacaagcgTCATGCGATCGAAGACGATCTTCACGCGTTAACACATAACTCAGGGGAATCTTTGAGGGAATACGTTCGGCGCTTTAACGAGTGCAGGAACACCATCCCCGAGATCACCGACGCTTATGTAATTCGCGCCTTTAAGTttggtgtcagagatcgctacactacccaggagttggcaacaAGACGCATCACAACTACTCGAAGACTATTCGAGATCGTGGAAAGGTGTGCCCACGTGGATGATGCACTAAGGcgcaagaacgacaagccgAAGACTGGGGGAGAGAAGAAATCAGCTGCAGACACATCTGAgtcaaacaagaagaaaaatcgcaaaaacgggaaaaggaaagctcaagcggaagtcctcgcagcagaatacgcgaaccctcccaagCACCCGGACCCACAAGGAAGCGAAACAAAGAAATCttggtgccccatacacaaaACAGATAGACATTCTCTGGAggattgccttgttttcaaaaagtcgcccgagaagcacatggcgtttgaaaaaggcaagcgagtacgcgttGTCGAGAAAAACGAGGAGTCACCTCCTCACGAATCGGACTTCGCGTACCCAGACTCCGACCTCCATGTTTCACACATCTTCGGCGGCTCCATGACGTACTCCtccaagcgagaatacaagaaagtggaacgcgaagtttgttcgacatggcagggggctgcacccaggatgaagtggtctgagcagAAGATGGAGTTCTCGGAAGCAGACCATCCCAAAACCTCGGTTATCCCGGGACggtatccgatcgtggtcgaacccactattcggaacatcaaggtagCACGAGTTCTCATCGACGGGGGCAGCTCGATCAACCTTCTTTTTGCCACCACTTTGGATGCAATGGGAATTCCACAAA tgctcaagatgccgggaccgaagggaacaatcactattcaagggaacgcaaagctggcggtgCAGTGCAACAAGCgaagcctcgacatggtcgagcaaacgccCACTCCACCCGCCATgtctgagccacccaagaaagtgagcaagccaaacaagacgccgaagcCGGACGGCGCCATCAAGATCGTTCCGCTCTCTAGTGCTAACCCCGACAAGACTGTCAAAATCGGGGCTACACTagacgagaaatag